In Scylla paramamosain isolate STU-SP2022 chromosome 29, ASM3559412v1, whole genome shotgun sequence, a genomic segment contains:
- the LOC135115743 gene encoding myosin regulatory light chain 2-like, whose amino-acid sequence MPASKGSRSSSKKAKKGGSNVFDMFTQKQVAEFKEGFQVMDRDRDGIISKDDLRGVFDEIGRITSDSDLDEMIADAPGPINFTTLLHMFASRSSGESDDDDVVAAAFRAFEKEPGQIDSESFKTMLMAFGDKFTAQEVDDAFEQMDIDEDTGMIDSTSLISMLCAGAGKEGEEEAAA is encoded by the coding sequence ATGCCTGCCTCTAAGGGTTCCCGCTCTTCCTCCAAGAAGGCCAAGAAGGGAGGAAGCAATGTGTTCGATATGTTCACACAGAAGCAGGTGGCGGAGTTCAAGGAGGGCTTCCAGGTGATGGACCGTGACCGCGATGGCATCATCAGCAAGGATGACCTCCGTGGTGTGTTCGACGAGATCGGCCGCATCACCAGCGACTCCGACCTCGACGAGATGATTGCTGACGCCCCTGGACCCATCAACTTCACCACCCTCCTGCACATGTTCGCCTCCCGCTCCTCCGGCGAGAGCGACGATGATGACGTGGTGGCTGCCGCTTTCCGCGCCTTCGAGAAGGAGCCCGGCCAGATCGACTCCGAGAGCTTCAAGACCATGCTGATGGCCTTCGGTGACAAGTTCACCGCACAGGAGGTGGATGACGCCTTCGAGCAGATGGACATCGATGAGGACACCGGCATGATCGACTCCACCAGCCTCATCTCCATGCTGTGTGCCGGTGCCGgcaaggagggcgaggaggaggccGCCGCATAG